From Streptomyces griseorubiginosus, one genomic window encodes:
- a CDS encoding C40 family peptidase, which produces MTALNRVPSLMVRAGTVSAFAMAAVGGSVVVPGVAADAAAATPATKALQVAASKKGSPYKYGATGPRRFDCSGLTLYSFKKAGKKLPRTAAQQYNKTRHIGAGSRKAGDLVFFHSGSNVYHVGIYAGKGKIWHAPKTGDVVRLQKIWTKSVWYGRVK; this is translated from the coding sequence ATGACTGCGCTCAATCGTGTCCCGTCGCTGATGGTCCGGGCCGGTACGGTCTCGGCGTTCGCCATGGCCGCTGTGGGCGGCTCCGTCGTGGTTCCGGGCGTCGCAGCCGACGCCGCCGCCGCGACGCCGGCGACGAAGGCGCTCCAGGTCGCGGCGTCCAAGAAGGGATCGCCGTACAAGTACGGCGCCACGGGGCCACGCCGCTTCGACTGCTCAGGGCTCACGCTGTACTCGTTCAAGAAGGCGGGCAAGAAGCTCCCGCGCACGGCGGCCCAGCAGTACAACAAGACCCGCCACATCGGCGCCGGCAGCCGCAAGGCCGGTGACCTGGTGTTCTTCCACTCGGGCTCGAACGTCTACCACGTCGGCATCTACGCCGGGAAGGGAAAGATCTGGCACGCCCCCAAGACCGGGGACGTGGTGCGACTGCAGAAGATCTGGACGAAGAGCGTCTGGTACGGCCGGGTCAAGTGA
- a CDS encoding ATP-binding protein has product MADHLEASVTLPSEPASVSAARTYVLSTLAEWGLPSSTDTAETVRLIVSELATNAVQHTFGQSPTFTVDIELDRDEQLRIGVTDSHPRFPKRLPAAVQQDNGRGMVIIRWLTAECGGKLRVRPTREGGKTVSIELPWTVPAQPVPAAGQQEP; this is encoded by the coding sequence ATGGCAGATCACCTGGAAGCATCCGTCACTCTGCCGAGCGAACCCGCCTCGGTCTCCGCGGCCCGCACCTACGTCCTGAGCACACTCGCGGAGTGGGGGCTGCCCTCGTCCACGGACACCGCCGAGACCGTCCGGCTCATCGTCTCCGAACTCGCCACCAACGCCGTACAGCACACCTTCGGGCAGTCACCCACCTTCACGGTGGACATCGAGCTGGACCGTGACGAACAGCTGCGCATCGGGGTGACCGACAGCCACCCCCGCTTCCCCAAGCGCCTTCCGGCCGCGGTCCAGCAGGACAACGGACGCGGGATGGTGATCATCCGCTGGCTCACCGCGGAGTGCGGCGGAAAGCTCAGAGTCAGGCCCACGCGGGAGGGCGGCAAGACCGTCTCCATCGAACTCCCGTGGACGGTACCGGCCCAGCCGGTCCCGGCGGCGGGCCAGCAGGAGCCGTAG
- a CDS encoding urease subunit alpha, which translates to MPEISRAAYADLFGPTTGDRIRLADTDLLIEVEEDRSGGPGLAGDEAVFGGGKVIRESMGQSRATRAEGTPDTVITGAVVVDHWGVVKADIGIRDGRITGIGKAGNPDTMDGVHPDLVIGPETEVIAGNGRILTAGAIDAHVHFICPQIADEALSAGVTTLVGGGTGPAEGSKATTVTPGPWHLARMLEAMEQYPLNIGFLGKGNTVSHEAMLSQIRGGALGLKLHEDWGSTPAVIDASLTVADRTGIQVAIHTDTLNEAGFVGDTLAAIGGRGIHAYHTEGAGGGHAPDIMTVVSQPHVLPSSTNPTRPFTVNTAEEHLDMLMVCHHLNAAVPEDLAFAESRIRPTTIGAEDILHDLGAISIISSDAQAMGRVGEVVMRTWQTAHVMKRRRGALPGDGRADNHRVRRYVAKYTINPAVAQGLAHEIGSVETGKLADLVLWEPAFFGVKPHLVIKGGQIAYAQMGDANASIPTPQPILPRPMYGAIGRAPASNSFNFVAPLALEDGLPERLQLGKRFVAIESTRGVTKADMRENDARPDVRVDPDSFAVHIDGELVEATPAAELPMAQRYFLF; encoded by the coding sequence ATGCCTGAGATCTCTCGTGCCGCCTACGCCGACCTGTTCGGCCCCACCACCGGCGACCGCATCCGGCTCGCCGACACCGACCTGCTGATCGAGGTCGAGGAGGATCGTTCCGGCGGTCCCGGACTCGCCGGTGACGAGGCCGTGTTCGGCGGCGGAAAGGTCATCCGCGAGTCGATGGGCCAGTCGCGGGCCACCCGCGCGGAGGGCACCCCGGACACCGTCATCACGGGCGCGGTCGTCGTCGACCACTGGGGTGTCGTCAAGGCCGACATCGGCATCCGCGACGGCCGTATCACCGGCATCGGCAAGGCGGGCAACCCCGACACCATGGACGGGGTCCACCCGGACCTGGTGATCGGCCCCGAGACCGAGGTCATCGCGGGCAACGGCAGGATCCTGACCGCCGGCGCCATCGACGCGCACGTCCACTTCATCTGCCCGCAGATCGCCGACGAGGCGCTGTCCGCGGGCGTGACCACCCTGGTCGGCGGCGGCACCGGCCCCGCCGAGGGCTCCAAGGCCACCACCGTCACCCCCGGCCCCTGGCACCTCGCCCGGATGCTGGAGGCGATGGAGCAGTACCCGCTCAACATCGGCTTCCTCGGCAAGGGCAACACCGTCTCGCACGAGGCGATGCTGTCGCAGATCCGCGGCGGCGCCCTCGGCCTGAAGCTGCACGAGGACTGGGGCTCGACCCCGGCCGTCATCGACGCCTCGCTGACCGTCGCCGACCGCACCGGCATCCAGGTCGCCATCCACACCGACACCCTCAACGAGGCCGGGTTCGTGGGCGACACGCTCGCCGCGATCGGCGGCCGCGGCATCCACGCCTACCACACCGAGGGTGCGGGCGGCGGACACGCGCCGGACATCATGACCGTGGTCTCCCAGCCGCACGTGCTGCCCAGCTCCACCAACCCGACCCGGCCCTTCACCGTCAACACCGCCGAGGAACACCTCGACATGCTGATGGTCTGCCACCACCTCAACGCGGCGGTCCCGGAGGACCTCGCCTTCGCCGAGTCCCGCATCCGCCCGACGACCATCGGCGCCGAGGACATCCTGCACGACCTGGGCGCGATCTCGATCATCTCCTCCGACGCCCAGGCCATGGGCCGCGTCGGCGAGGTCGTCATGCGGACCTGGCAGACCGCGCACGTCATGAAGCGCCGCCGGGGCGCTCTGCCGGGCGACGGCCGGGCGGACAACCATCGCGTACGGCGCTATGTCGCCAAGTACACGATCAACCCCGCCGTCGCGCAGGGCCTCGCGCACGAGATCGGGTCGGTCGAGACGGGGAAGCTGGCCGATCTGGTCCTGTGGGAGCCGGCGTTCTTCGGCGTCAAGCCCCATCTGGTGATCAAGGGCGGCCAGATCGCCTACGCGCAGATGGGCGACGCCAACGCGTCCATCCCGACCCCGCAGCCGATCCTGCCCCGGCCGATGTACGGGGCGATCGGCCGGGCGCCCGCCTCGAACTCCTTCAACTTCGTGGCACCGCTCGCCCTCGAGGACGGGCTGCCGGAGCGGCTCCAGCTCGGCAAGCGGTTCGTGGCGATCGAGTCGACGCGCGGGGTCACCAAGGCCGACATGCGCGAGAACGACGCCCGCCCCGATGTCCGGGTCGACCCCGACAGCTTCGCCGTGCACATCGACGGCGAACTCGTCGAGGCCACCCCGGCGGCCGAACTGCCCATGGCCCAGCGTTACTTCCTCTTCTGA
- a CDS encoding type II toxin-antitoxin system Phd/YefM family antitoxin, with translation MAYEIPVTQARAELADLINRVVYGGERVVVTRHGKPLVALVSAADLERLEELQEPVEDQVVSAVSTVREVASAPREHQRFGIAAHHRGTGPS, from the coding sequence ATGGCCTACGAGATTCCGGTGACGCAAGCCAGGGCTGAGCTCGCCGACCTGATCAACCGGGTGGTGTACGGCGGTGAGCGCGTCGTTGTGACACGGCACGGAAAGCCGCTGGTCGCCCTGGTCTCCGCCGCCGACCTCGAACGGCTGGAGGAACTCCAGGAACCCGTCGAGGACCAGGTGGTCAGCGCGGTCTCCACCGTGCGGGAGGTCGCTTCCGCTCCTCGCGAACACCAGCGGTTCGGCATCGCGGCCCATCACCGGGGGACCGGGCCGTCGTAG
- a CDS encoding urease subunit beta: MIPGEILFADGPIAYNEGREVTRLTVLNAADRPVQVGSHYHFAETNPGLEFDRAAARGKRLNIAAGTAVRFEPGIPVDVELVPLAGARVVPGLRGETGGALDA; encoded by the coding sequence ATGATCCCCGGAGAGATCCTCTTCGCCGACGGCCCGATTGCCTACAACGAGGGCCGTGAGGTCACCCGTCTGACCGTCCTCAACGCCGCCGACCGGCCCGTCCAGGTCGGCTCCCACTACCACTTCGCCGAGACCAACCCCGGCCTGGAGTTCGACCGCGCCGCGGCGCGCGGCAAGCGCCTGAACATCGCTGCCGGCACCGCCGTGCGCTTCGAGCCCGGCATCCCGGTCGACGTGGAACTCGTCCCGCTCGCCGGCGCCCGTGTGGTGCCGGGACTGCGCGGGGAGACCGGAGGTGCCCTCGATGCCTGA
- a CDS encoding ABC transporter permease, with translation MSTRRLLAVVVLVPLLAALALWAFAWPAARTAPRDLPLGVAGPAAATAQVEKELQRHEGAFELHRYADEAAARSAIEDRDVFGAVVVTPQGPELLTASAASPVVAQLLQQAVAQQAAASGAEVRTVDVVATPASDPRGAALSSSVLPLALAGIVAGAVVTLLGLRGLRAVTALVVSAALVGVIAAALAHSWLGALTGNWWAEAGTLGLATLAVSAAVAGLAALVGPAGIGAVAFLVMFLGNPFSGAATAPQLLPDPVGAIGQWLPPGASATLLRSVSFFDGAAATGPALTLTWWAALGLGAVVLGDALKKRPKTTAPASAEPALTPVG, from the coding sequence ATGTCCACCCGCCGCCTGCTCGCGGTCGTCGTCCTCGTGCCGCTCCTCGCCGCCCTGGCGCTATGGGCCTTCGCCTGGCCCGCCGCCCGCACCGCACCCCGTGACCTGCCCCTGGGCGTGGCGGGGCCGGCCGCCGCGACCGCCCAGGTGGAGAAGGAGCTCCAGCGACACGAGGGCGCCTTCGAGCTCCACCGCTACGCCGACGAGGCCGCCGCCCGGTCCGCCATCGAGGACCGGGACGTGTTCGGCGCGGTCGTCGTCACCCCGCAGGGCCCCGAGCTGCTCACCGCGTCGGCCGCGAGCCCGGTCGTGGCCCAGCTCCTCCAGCAGGCGGTGGCCCAGCAGGCCGCCGCGAGCGGCGCGGAGGTGAGGACCGTGGACGTGGTCGCCACTCCCGCGTCCGACCCGAGGGGCGCGGCGCTGAGCTCGTCGGTACTGCCGCTGGCGCTGGCCGGCATCGTCGCGGGCGCGGTCGTGACCCTGCTCGGACTGCGAGGGCTGCGCGCGGTGACCGCACTGGTCGTCAGCGCGGCGCTGGTGGGCGTCATCGCGGCCGCGCTGGCGCACAGCTGGCTCGGCGCCCTCACCGGCAACTGGTGGGCGGAGGCCGGCACGCTGGGGCTGGCGACGCTGGCGGTGAGCGCGGCGGTCGCGGGACTCGCGGCTCTGGTGGGCCCGGCGGGGATCGGTGCCGTCGCGTTCCTGGTGATGTTCCTCGGCAACCCGTTCTCGGGGGCGGCCACGGCCCCGCAGCTGCTGCCGGACCCGGTCGGCGCGATCGGTCAGTGGCTGCCGCCGGGCGCGAGCGCGACCCTGCTGCGCTCGGTGTCGTTCTTCGACGGCGCGGCGGCGACCGGGCCCGCGCTGACCCTCACCTGGTGGGCGGCGCTCGGTCTGGGTGCCGTCGTCCTGGGGGACGCGCTGAAGAAGCGGCCGAAGACCACCGCGCCCGCGTCCGCGGAGCCCGCCCTCACTCCGGTCGGCTGA
- a CDS encoding DUF397 domain-containing protein has translation MSALPRHVPSSTELCEVRWLRSSYSTGANNCVETARPSAGPWAGLLAVRDSKDPDGPALLFSPESWAGFTAAF, from the coding sequence ATGTCTGCACTGCCTCGGCACGTTCCTTCCAGTACCGAACTGTGTGAAGTGCGGTGGCTGCGCAGCAGTTACAGCACCGGAGCGAACAACTGCGTCGAGACGGCGAGGCCGTCGGCCGGGCCCTGGGCCGGGCTGCTCGCCGTACGCGACTCCAAGGACCCGGACGGACCCGCGCTGCTCTTCTCCCCCGAGAGCTGGGCGGGCTTCACAGCCGCGTTCTGA
- the ureG gene encoding urease accessory protein UreG — protein sequence MHLDHSHDGPAALSADAHRTDGTRRALRIGLGGPVGSGKTATVAALCRALRDDLSLAVVTNDIYTREDAEFLLREAVLPPERITAVETGACPHTAIRDDISANLEAVEDLEDEVGPLDLILVESGGDNLTATFSKGLVDAQIFVIDVAGGDDIPRKGGPGVTTADLLIVNKTDLAPYVGSDLARMAADAKAQRAELPVVFQSLRSEAGVKDVADWVRSQLAAWTA from the coding sequence ATGCACCTCGATCACTCCCACGACGGCCCCGCAGCCCTGAGCGCCGACGCCCACCGCACAGACGGCACCCGCAGAGCCCTCCGCATCGGCCTCGGCGGCCCCGTCGGCTCCGGCAAGACCGCCACCGTCGCCGCCCTCTGCCGAGCCCTGCGAGACGACCTCTCCCTCGCCGTCGTCACCAACGACATCTACACCCGCGAGGACGCCGAGTTCCTCCTCCGAGAAGCCGTCCTGCCTCCCGAGCGCATCACCGCCGTCGAGACCGGCGCCTGCCCCCACACCGCCATCCGCGACGACATCTCCGCCAACCTGGAAGCCGTCGAGGACCTGGAGGACGAGGTCGGCCCCCTGGACCTGATCCTCGTCGAGAGCGGCGGCGACAACCTCACCGCCACCTTCTCCAAGGGCCTGGTCGACGCCCAGATCTTCGTCATCGACGTGGCCGGCGGGGACGACATCCCGAGGAAGGGCGGCCCCGGCGTCACCACCGCCGACCTGCTCATCGTCAACAAGACCGACCTGGCCCCGTACGTCGGCTCCGACCTCGCGCGGATGGCCGCCGACGCCAAGGCCCAGCGCGCCGAACTCCCGGTCGTCTTCCAGTCGTTGCGCAGCGAGGCCGGCGTCAAGGACGTCGCCGACTGGGTGCGGTCGCAGCTCGCCGCGTGGACCGCGTGA
- a CDS encoding urease subunit gamma — MQLTPHEQERLLIHVAADVAEKRRARGLRLNHPEAVALITSHILEGARDGRTVAELMASGRTLLTRDDVMEGIPEMIHDVQVEATFPDGTKLVTVHDPIV, encoded by the coding sequence GTGCAACTGACCCCGCACGAGCAAGAGAGGCTGCTGATCCATGTGGCGGCCGACGTCGCCGAGAAGCGCCGGGCCCGGGGGCTGAGGCTCAACCACCCCGAGGCGGTCGCGCTCATCACCTCGCACATCCTCGAAGGCGCCCGTGACGGCCGTACCGTCGCCGAACTCATGGCCTCCGGGCGGACGTTGCTGACCCGCGACGACGTCATGGAGGGCATCCCCGAGATGATCCACGACGTGCAGGTCGAGGCCACCTTCCCGGACGGCACCAAGCTCGTCACCGTCCACGACCCGATCGTCTGA
- a CDS encoding TetR/AcrR family transcriptional regulator, with product MARVSQAHLDARRRQILDGAALCFARNGFHATSMQDVLKEVDLSAGAVYRYFSGKEELIAAIVGEVLGQVRDGFEEAARATPPPSPDVLVASVLGRILAAKESLTVDGRPAFPGLVVQVWAETLRNEELSTVLREGYGAVRGAWARIVGEYQDAGMMRSDVPPEYVARTMMAAAMGFLAQQALFGPTSADELAAGLRALMSMGGDAGTR from the coding sequence ATGGCCCGCGTATCCCAGGCACACCTCGACGCCCGCCGCCGTCAGATCCTCGACGGCGCCGCGCTCTGTTTCGCCCGCAACGGCTTCCACGCCACGTCCATGCAGGACGTCCTCAAGGAGGTGGACCTCTCGGCGGGGGCCGTCTACCGCTACTTCAGCGGCAAGGAGGAGCTGATCGCCGCCATCGTCGGCGAGGTGCTCGGTCAGGTCCGCGACGGCTTCGAGGAGGCGGCCCGCGCCACCCCGCCCCCCTCGCCGGACGTCCTGGTCGCGTCGGTGCTCGGCCGCATCCTCGCCGCCAAGGAGTCCCTGACGGTGGACGGCCGGCCCGCCTTCCCCGGCCTGGTCGTCCAGGTGTGGGCGGAGACGCTCCGCAACGAAGAGCTCTCGACCGTCCTGCGGGAGGGCTACGGCGCCGTGCGCGGGGCCTGGGCGCGGATCGTCGGGGAGTACCAGGACGCCGGGATGATGCGCTCGGACGTCCCCCCTGAGTACGTGGCCCGCACCATGATGGCCGCCGCGATGGGCTTCCTCGCGCAGCAGGCGCTGTTCGGGCCGACGTCCGCCGACGAGCTGGCGGCGGGTCTACGGGCGTTGATGAGCATGGGGGGCGACGCCGGCACGCGCTGA
- a CDS encoding helix-turn-helix transcriptional regulator, with translation MQHGPAVRRRKLGAELRALRASAGLTSGEAARLVGWHQSKVSRIETGASGVKPADVRLLLDAFGVTDADLRELLLVLAGSDEGGGGRHHWWHAYRGVLPPTYRDFISLESQASAMRTLETSVVPGLLQTPEYARAVTRAAVDGLDDERLDALVEVRLARQDVLRAERPLELSAVLDEAVLRREVGGPEVMTRQLRRLLEAARLPQVRLQVLPFTAGAHVGITGPFVIFSFSSTSDLDVVVLDHLTSSLYLERKEDLEAYTEAFNTLQGHALSPEDSLDYIAGLGDGA, from the coding sequence ATGCAGCACGGTCCCGCGGTGCGCCGTCGAAAGCTCGGCGCCGAACTGCGTGCGCTGCGCGCGAGTGCGGGCCTCACCAGCGGTGAGGCGGCCCGGCTCGTGGGCTGGCACCAGTCGAAGGTGAGCCGGATCGAGACGGGCGCCAGCGGGGTGAAACCGGCCGATGTGCGGTTACTCCTCGACGCCTTCGGCGTGACGGACGCGGATCTGCGGGAGCTGTTGCTGGTATTGGCGGGTTCCGACGAGGGCGGCGGCGGCCGGCACCACTGGTGGCACGCCTATCGTGGCGTACTCCCGCCGACCTACCGGGACTTCATCAGTCTGGAGTCCCAGGCGAGCGCGATGCGCACTCTGGAGACCTCGGTGGTGCCCGGCCTGCTCCAGACGCCCGAGTACGCCCGCGCGGTGACCCGGGCCGCGGTGGACGGGCTCGACGACGAGCGGCTCGACGCACTGGTCGAGGTGCGGCTGGCCCGTCAGGACGTCCTGCGCGCCGAGCGGCCACTGGAGTTGAGCGCCGTCCTGGACGAGGCGGTGCTGCGCCGGGAGGTCGGCGGCCCCGAGGTGATGACGCGGCAGCTGCGCAGACTCCTGGAGGCGGCCCGGCTGCCACAAGTGCGCCTGCAGGTACTGCCGTTCACGGCCGGGGCGCATGTGGGTATCACCGGCCCTTTCGTAATCTTCTCATTTTCGAGCACTTCTGATCTGGACGTGGTTGTTCTCGACCACTTGACGAGTAGCCTCTACCTCGAACGGAAAGAAGACCTGGAGGCCTACACCGAGGCCTTCAACACCCTTCAGGGCCACGCCCTTTCGCCCGAGGACTCGTTGGATTACATCGCCGGATTAGGTGACGGCGCGTAA
- a CDS encoding ATP-dependent Clp protease proteolytic subunit has translation MTRPTARHVLPELHERTSSGHTTTDPYSKLLEERIAFLGTPVDDISANDLMAQFMYLEYQAPDRDISLYINSPGGSFSAMSAIYDTMQYVSCDVATTCLGQAGSSAAVLLAAGTPGKRSVLPGARVVIHQPALTEPVQGQASDLAIQADELIRVRARLEELLVRHTGRDPEQVSADIERDRILDAQGALDYGLADAIVPSRKSSRTTPGAR, from the coding sequence ATGACCCGACCGACCGCCCGTCACGTGTTGCCCGAGCTCCATGAGCGCACGAGCTCCGGGCACACGACGACGGATCCGTACTCGAAGCTGCTGGAGGAGCGGATCGCCTTCCTCGGGACGCCGGTCGACGACATCTCGGCGAACGATCTGATGGCGCAGTTCATGTACCTCGAGTACCAGGCCCCGGACCGGGACATCTCGCTGTACATCAACTCCCCCGGCGGCTCGTTCAGCGCGATGTCGGCGATCTACGACACCATGCAGTACGTCAGTTGCGACGTGGCGACGACCTGCCTCGGCCAGGCCGGCTCCTCCGCGGCGGTGCTGCTGGCGGCCGGCACGCCGGGCAAGCGCTCCGTGCTCCCGGGCGCCCGGGTCGTGATCCACCAGCCCGCCCTGACCGAGCCGGTGCAGGGACAGGCCAGCGATCTGGCCATCCAGGCCGACGAGTTGATCCGGGTCCGGGCCCGCCTGGAGGAGCTGCTGGTGCGGCACACCGGGCGCGACCCCGAGCAGGTGAGCGCGGACATCGAGCGGGACAGGATCCTCGACGCGCAGGGCGCCCTGGACTACGGCCTCGCGGACGCGATCGTCCCGAGCCGCAAGTCCTCGCGCACCACGCCGGGCGCGAGGTGA
- a CDS encoding urease accessory protein UreF: MSRAALLVLADGRFPAGGHAHSGGAEEAVKAGRITDAESLESFCRGRLHSAGLVSAALAAAAVLGVSPGELDAAADARTPSPALRAAARKLGRQLMRAARATWPSPELDALARDFPKGAHQPVVLGLAARAAGLAPLDAAYCATYESVSGPASATVRLLSLDPFDATAVLARLAPELDGVADRAVEAARSAVDQGSDALPAASAPLLEIGAELHAAWPVRLFAS, translated from the coding sequence ATGTCACGGGCCGCCCTTCTGGTCCTGGCCGACGGCCGCTTTCCCGCCGGGGGGCACGCGCACTCCGGCGGGGCGGAGGAGGCGGTCAAGGCGGGACGGATCACGGACGCGGAGAGCCTGGAGTCCTTCTGCCGGGGGCGGCTGCACTCGGCGGGACTGGTGTCGGCGGCACTGGCCGCGGCGGCCGTACTCGGCGTGAGCCCAGGGGAGTTGGACGCGGCAGCGGACGCCCGCACGCCGTCTCCCGCGCTGCGGGCGGCCGCCCGCAAGCTGGGCCGCCAGCTGATGCGGGCGGCCCGCGCGACCTGGCCGTCGCCCGAACTCGACGCACTGGCAAGGGACTTCCCCAAGGGCGCCCACCAGCCGGTGGTGCTGGGCCTGGCCGCCCGCGCTGCCGGCCTCGCCCCCCTGGACGCCGCGTACTGCGCGACGTACGAGAGCGTGAGCGGCCCGGCCTCAGCGACGGTCAGGCTCCTGAGCCTGGACCCCTTCGACGCGACGGCCGTACTGGCAAGGCTGGCGCCGGAGTTGGACGGCGTGGCGGACCGAGCGGTGGAAGCCGCGCGTAGCGCCGTCGACCAGGGATCCGACGCGTTGCCCGCGGCCTCGGCACCGTTGCTGGAAATCGGAGCAGAGCTGCATGCGGCCTGGCCAGTACGCCTGTTCGCCTCTTAG
- a CDS encoding urease accessory protein UreD, which yields MDRVTTAVTGVRAAARLVARDDGRGGTALPVLESDGPLALRRTRASGAEARVVLVGAMSGPLGGDHFSVAAEVQEGARLHVGSAAATIALPGQTKGEAHYDVRLAVADGAELHWLPEQLISAGGSDLYVTTRIDLAGTGRLVLREEQVLGRVGEEPGRLCSRLVLRVAGRTVLDQELTCGPGAPGGWDGPAVLAGHRAVGQLLVARPEFATHPVQSRRLADHAVLVPLAGPAALVTAVAPDALRLRRVLDQALAALSG from the coding sequence GTGGACCGCGTGACCACGGCCGTGACGGGGGTGCGGGCCGCCGCGCGGCTGGTCGCCCGGGACGACGGGCGCGGCGGCACCGCCCTGCCCGTACTGGAGAGCGACGGACCGCTCGCCCTGCGGCGCACCCGGGCCAGCGGTGCCGAAGCCCGGGTCGTGCTGGTCGGCGCGATGAGCGGCCCACTCGGCGGCGACCACTTCAGCGTGGCGGCCGAGGTCCAGGAGGGCGCCCGGCTGCACGTCGGCTCGGCCGCCGCCACCATCGCGCTGCCGGGACAGACCAAGGGCGAGGCGCACTACGACGTACGGCTCGCCGTCGCCGACGGCGCCGAACTGCACTGGCTGCCCGAGCAGTTGATCTCCGCGGGCGGCAGCGACCTGTACGTCACCACGCGGATCGACCTAGCGGGGACCGGTCGGCTGGTGCTGCGCGAGGAGCAGGTCCTCGGACGGGTGGGGGAGGAACCCGGGCGGCTGTGCAGCCGTCTCGTCCTGCGCGTCGCCGGGCGGACCGTGCTGGACCAGGAACTCACCTGCGGCCCGGGCGCTCCGGGCGGCTGGGACGGACCCGCGGTGCTCGCGGGACACCGAGCCGTCGGCCAACTCCTGGTCGCCCGGCCGGAGTTCGCCACGCACCCGGTGCAGTCGCGCAGGCTCGCCGACCATGCTGTGCTCGTCCCGCTCGCCGGACCCGCCGCACTCGTGACCGCCGTCGCCCCGGACGCCCTGCGGCTGCGCCGGGTGCTGGACCAGGCGCTGGCCGCCCTGAGCGGCTAG